AGCTATTCGCGCCCCGGCGTTTCCTTCGTGCAGGTGTTCCTGCGCGACAACACGCCGGCCAAGGAGGTCAAGGACCTCTGGTACCAGGTGCGCAAGAAGGTCTCCGACGTGCGCGGCGATCTGCCCGCCGGCGTCATCGGTCCCGGCTTCGACGATGAATATGGCGACGTCTATTCCGCCCTCTACATCCTGAGCGGGCAGGGGGCGGCGCCGGCCGAGCTGAAGCGGCAGGCCGAGATCATCCGCCAGCGCCTGCTGCGCGTGCCCGATGTGGAAAAGGTCGATCTGATCGGCGAGCGACCGGAGAAGATCTTCATTGAATTCTCCCACGCCCGCCTCGCCAATCTCGGCATCACGCCGACACAGCTTTTCGACAGCGTGGCCCGGCAGAACGCCGTGGTGGCGGGTGGCGCGGTGGATACACGCTCCGACCGCATCAATCTGCGCGTCACCGGTGCCTTCACCGGCGTCGAGGCCATCGCCGAGGTGCCGGTGGCGGTGAACGGCGCGCTGCTGCGCCTCGGCGACATCGCCACGGTGCGGCGCGGCTATGAGGACCCGCCCTCCTTCCTCATGCGCCAGAACGGGCTGCCGGCCATCGGCATCGGCGTCTCCATGGCGCAGGGCGCCAACATCCTCACCCTCGGCGAGGCGCTGAAGGGCGCCATGGCCGAGGCCACCTCGGAACTGCCCCACGGTATCGACGTGACGCAGGTAGCCGACCAGCCGCACATCGTCTCCGAATCGGTGGGCGAGTTCCTGAAGACGTTCCTCGAAGCCCTCGTCATCGTGCTGGTGGTGAGCTTCCTGTCGCTGGGATTCCGCACCGGCATCGTGGTGGCGCTCTCGGTGCCCCTCGTGCTCGCCATCGTCTTCCTCATCATGTTCTCGGCGGGCATGGACCTCCACCGCATCACGCTGGGGGCGCTGATCATCGCCCTCGGCCTCCTCGTGGATGACGCCATCATCGCCATCGAGATGATGGTGGTGAAGATGGAGGAGGGCTGGGACCGCATGTCCGCCGCCACCTACGCCTGGACATCCACCGCTTTCCCCATGCTCACCGGCACGCTGGTGACGGCGGCCGGCTTCCTGCCGGTGGGCTTCGCCAAGTCGTCGTCGGGCGAATATGCCGGCGGCATCTTCTGGGTCGTGGGCATCGCGCTCATCGCATCGTGGTTCGTGGCGGTGATCTTCACCCCCTATCTCGGCACCGTGCTGCTGCCGGACATGAAGAAGGCGGGCGGGCATCACGAGATGCACGACGGCCGTCTCTACCGGATGCTGCGCGGGACGCTGGAATTCTGCCTGCGCCACCGCTTCATGGTCATCGGCGCGACGGTTGCGATGTTCGCGGGCTCGGTGGTGGCGTTCGGCCTGGTGCAGCAGCAGTTCTTCCCCACCTCCACGCGCCCCGAGCTGTTCCTGGAGATCCGGCTGCCGGAGGGCACCTCCATCTCCGTCACCGAGGCCACCGCCAAGAAGGCGGAGGCGCTGGTGGGCGAGGATCCGGACGTGGCCACCAGCACCACCTATGTGGGCCGCGGCGCGCCGCGCTTCTGGCTGGGCCTCAATCCGGTGCTGCCCAACCCGAACTTCGCGCAGATCGTGATCGTGGCGAAGGATGTGGAGGCCCGCGAGCGGCTGAAGGCCCGGCTCGATGCCGAGCTGGCGGAAGGCGCGCTGTCGGAGGCGCGGGTGCGCGTGGACCGCTTCGTGTTCGGCCCGCCCGTGGGTTTCCCGGTGCAGTTCCGCGTGGTGGGGCCGGATCCCATCGCGGTGCGCGACATCGCCGAGAAGGTGCGCCTCGTGATGGCGTCCGACGCGGACGTGATCGACCCGCACCTCAATTGGGGCGAGCAGGTCAAGTCCATCACCCTCACCGTGGACCAGGACCGCGCCCGCGCGCTCGGCACCTCGCCGCGCGACATTGCCGAGACGCTGCAGACCCTGCTGCAGGGCTACGCCATCACCCAGCTGCGCGAGGGCAATCTGCTCATCGATGTGATGGCGCGGGCCGTGCCGGAGGAGCGGGTGGACCTGGAGCATCTCGCCGCGCTCACCGTCACCACCCGCAACGGCCTTGCCGTGCCGCTCGGACAGGTCGCCCGCATCGGCTATGCCCATGAGGAGCCGATCCTGTGGCGGCGCGACCGCGACCTCGTGCTGACCGTGCGCGGCGACGTGCGCGACGGTGTGCAGCCGCCAGATGTGACGACCCGCCTCCTGCCGAAGCTGGCGGCGCTCAAAGCCGAGCTGCCGCCCGCCTATCGCATCGAGACCGGCGGCTCCATCGAGGAGAGCGCCAAGGCCAATGCCTCGCTGGCGGCGGTGTTCCCGGTGATGATCATCGTCATGCTCACGCTGCTGATGATCCAGCTGCAGAGCTTCTCGCGCCTCGCCCTGGTGCTGGCGACGGCGCCGCTTGGCCTCATCGGCGCGGCGGCGGCCCTGCTCATCGCCCACAAGCCGTTCGGCTTCGTGGCGCTGCTCGGCCTCATCGCGCTGGCCGGCATGATCATGCGCAACACGGTGATCCTCGTGGACCAGATCGACCACGACATCCGCGACGGCGCGACGCCCCACCATGCCATCGTGGAGGCGACGCTGCGCCGGGCGCGGCCCGTGGTGCTCACCGCGCTTGCTGCGGTGCTCGGCATGATCCCGCTGGCGGAAAGCGTGTTCTGGGGGCCCATGGCGGTCACCATCATGGGTGGCCTGCTGGTCGCGACCGTGCTGACCCTGCTCGTGGTGCCGGCGCTCTATGCGACCTGGTTCCGCGTGAAGGTCACGAACGAGGAGCCCGCGCCGGCCGCGCTGCCGCAGCCGGCGGAATGATGCCCGCCATCTCAATCAGAACGCGCCCCGACGTCCCCCGGGGCCGTGCGCCCCGCCCGTTCCCGGCATCGCCCCCGCCGCGGACGGGCGGGGCTGTTTTTCCGACGTCGAACCGAGGGTGGCCTCAGTTCTTCTTCTCGCGCAGGGCGAGCCCGAACATCAGCGTGCCCACGCCGTTGACGATGAGGTCCACGCCAAGGAACAGGCCGAGGATGTAGACCGAGTTCACCGGCCAGCGGGCGATGATGATGAGGCCCAGCAGCAGGGTGACGATGCCGGACACCACGATCC
The nucleotide sequence above comes from Xanthobacter flavus. Encoded proteins:
- a CDS encoding efflux RND transporter permease subunit; translation: MSAAGSPHDPASGSSQGGASRFNLSRWAITHRALTLFAIILLGAAGAYSYFNLGRAEDPSFTIKVMVVQAAWPGATASEMQAQVADPIEKKLQSLPHLDRVESYSRPGVSFVQVFLRDNTPAKEVKDLWYQVRKKVSDVRGDLPAGVIGPGFDDEYGDVYSALYILSGQGAAPAELKRQAEIIRQRLLRVPDVEKVDLIGERPEKIFIEFSHARLANLGITPTQLFDSVARQNAVVAGGAVDTRSDRINLRVTGAFTGVEAIAEVPVAVNGALLRLGDIATVRRGYEDPPSFLMRQNGLPAIGIGVSMAQGANILTLGEALKGAMAEATSELPHGIDVTQVADQPHIVSESVGEFLKTFLEALVIVLVVSFLSLGFRTGIVVALSVPLVLAIVFLIMFSAGMDLHRITLGALIIALGLLVDDAIIAIEMMVVKMEEGWDRMSAATYAWTSTAFPMLTGTLVTAAGFLPVGFAKSSSGEYAGGIFWVVGIALIASWFVAVIFTPYLGTVLLPDMKKAGGHHEMHDGRLYRMLRGTLEFCLRHRFMVIGATVAMFAGSVVAFGLVQQQFFPTSTRPELFLEIRLPEGTSISVTEATAKKAEALVGEDPDVATSTTYVGRGAPRFWLGLNPVLPNPNFAQIVIVAKDVEARERLKARLDAELAEGALSEARVRVDRFVFGPPVGFPVQFRVVGPDPIAVRDIAEKVRLVMASDADVIDPHLNWGEQVKSITLTVDQDRARALGTSPRDIAETLQTLLQGYAITQLREGNLLIDVMARAVPEERVDLEHLAALTVTTRNGLAVPLGQVARIGYAHEEPILWRRDRDLVLTVRGDVRDGVQPPDVTTRLLPKLAALKAELPPAYRIETGGSIEESAKANASLAAVFPVMIIVMLTLLMIQLQSFSRLALVLATAPLGLIGAAAALLIAHKPFGFVALLGLIALAGMIMRNTVILVDQIDHDIRDGATPHHAIVEATLRRARPVVLTALAAVLGMIPLAESVFWGPMAVTIMGGLLVATVLTLLVVPALYATWFRVKVTNEEPAPAALPQPAE